The window TTCTTTGCAAAAGGTCGAAGAAGCTCTCTTGCAGGGACTAGAGCAACTTCACTTGTGCAACCATGTACAATCTGTTTATGCATGTGGATTTGTGTATGTTTGGCAGCACACCTTTCCACTGATAATTTTCTCTTTAAAAATCAACGAATTGCACAAGATGAGATATTTATGGTTTGTTGGTAACAAGTGATGCAGGTTTTTGTTCAAAACTGTTCTTGAAGTTTTGGGTCAAACGTGTCTGCATGAAAAGGCATGTTAATGTGGTCTTGTTAAGAGATACTTTAGACTTCATagtttcttgtttttattttgtgaatAGTTACTTTCTTGTTCATCATTGTCCAGAAACTTTACTTACATACACAACGAACTTTATCTTGTTGTCTTACATACCCCAATTAGTTTTGTATCTAATATAATTTAATTAAGAATAAAGGAAACAAGAGTAATactatatttttattttgtagaAAAGGAACTAATTGGTTTTTTTCTTTAAAGCTTTAATAACAATTggttaaatgcaagaaaaaataaattattaaaggcATTAATTGATTTTTTCCTTGAAACTTTAGTAAGAATTAGCtaaatgtttaaaaaattattccatacgaaaaagaaaaaaagaaaatttttatgtaagcaaatgttagatggaaacaattctaattcttaatgaaTTCTTCTCGCATCCAAACAAAgaatttggaattccaaatGAATTCTATATCAATTCTATGCATTTCCCAAACAAAAGAATTCCAACGTTTTGGAATTCCAATTCCTAGAATTCAAATTCTATAGAATTTCAATTCCAATTCAATTCCAATTCTGTAGAACCAAACGTACCCTAAGTAACCAAACACCAGAATATTATGGAGAAGGAAGTGATTTTCCAGGAAAATGACTTCGATATGAAAGATATTTTCAGTCCAACCAAACGGACCCTAAGGCTTTTGGCTTTTCCTTTGCAGAGTTCAATTAGCGCTTGGGTGGAGAGCAGAATGGAGGAGGGCGAGGGTGCTGGGGTTGTAGGTAGCAGCAGTGAGTTCCATGCAGATGAGCATCCTATGGAATTGGAATCACAATTGGAAGAAGAACATGAAGTCGATGATGAAGGAGAAGGCACAACTGCTAACACTATGGCtaatattgaagaagaagatgatgatgatgaggatgaagaggaagaagggTATAAATTCAGGTTCAGTGATGACATGGATCCTCTGGCTTTTGCCAAAGAGGACGCATCTGGGCTCCAGCCTTACGAACAATTCCAGCGCCTGGAGCACGACTATGAAGCTTTGGCTGCCAAAAAGCGCAAGGCCCGTCTCCAAGCCATACCCCAAGGGtaccctctctctctccttctgACTATTTGCTAATCAAAAGCAACTTGCACTATTTCTTCAAGTCCTTTGAATGAGTATTGCTAATAATACCAGAGGAAAAAGATAGCTCCTCTATTAGCGCGAccaattcttcaaatttttaCAACGTAGGTCGCTCTTATTTAGTTCCGTCTTCTTGTTATTGTGATTTTGATTGAAAATTCATCGTTTGTTTCCTATCAAGAGCTTCATGCAAATTGTGTTCTGTTTGCTTCAATAAGACATGTTTAATAAATTTTGGAAACAATCAAGTCATCCGGCTGTTGATTTTGCTGAGGTTATAGAAGATTGCTtctcttgttgttgttgttgatggAACTAAATAAGGGCGACCTACATTGTAAAAATTTGAAAGAATTGGTCGCGCTAATAGAGGAGCTATCTTTTTCCTCTGGTTTTATTGAAGATTTTGCTGAGGTTATAGAAGTTTACACACActggcatatatatatatttgcagTTTGACTTTGTTGTTTCTGTATCTCGTTTCTTTTGAATGTGCTACCTGGTTACTTCTTAACAGCTTCATTTAGCTGTCTTTGATCAGATGATCTAGCCTTTTTCTTCATTGCTTTATTTTTTGGAATCTTGGCGAGTTTCCAATTTTGAGTGGGTCGTAATGGTGATTTAGCTTTCTTTTGTCTCCAGCTAAAACCTGATATTGCCATGGCATTGCTGGGTCTCTTAGATGGCCTACCTAGGGAGGTAGAGAGTAAGTGTGGCTTTGTTTGAGTCTCCTATGTCAATTTTTGGTATCAGTAAGGTGGCATCTACTCACTGAAAACAATTGAACCATTGTGAAACTGTCTGTTCTCATTGTAATTTTTTGCACATAAAGGAATTAATGTTTTCTTATGTACctaaagaaggaaagaaaaatgaattttttggcaTGTGATTTAATACTTCCCATTGGAATCCCCTtaaaagttttttctttttctcaagttTCCAACTTTTTTGCTCAATGCTCTGCTGATATTATGTTCTTTTCGTTTCTTTCATTGGTGGTGTGGCAGGGAAGTACCTGCAGCTAAAAAACCACGGCAACGACAAGAGGATGTTTCTGGTGCAACCATGGAAGAAATAATGGAACTCATGAATTATGGCTCTAGAAGAAGATCCAGGAAGGTATGGTATTCATGCATGTTCACTTTTTTCCACCATAGCTTTGTGCTTTCACCAATTTTTGCTCTTGCACTTGTGGCTAAGTTGGAGGATTTCGAGCTTAACTAGTCTAGACAATTTCAAAATCATGTCTTTTTCTTGTAACATTGTGCTGCATTCATGCATCTGCTTTATTATGAATGCAttgactaaaaaaaaataatttcgcATTGAAAATACAACTTATGATTAACTTTTTGCACTAGCCAAGATGCACTGTGAAACCTAAAGGCTTAGTTTTCATGCTTCAATGTGGTAGGTATGACCTTTCAGTTGATGAAAAGGACGTGTCTTTTCATGTTGTTTCACTCTTGTAATGTGTTCAATAAAGTACAACGCCATATCTATGCAACCATGTTTTGGATTCACCCACGTAATTCTCTTTAATATagttcctttttttcatttttttggggaaaaaattACTCTTGTTGGTTCCTTTTCCAGTTTTCATTTTGAGTAAGATTTTTCTTGACCTTGCAACCTCGTCGGTGACAAAGTGATTGGCAATCCTGTGAAATGACCCCCTCCTTTTTGGCTGTTTCTTTGTTCTTTTGGACTTATATTAAAGAGCTTTTACAAGGATATGATAATTGGAGAACAGCTGTTTTAATAGATTGAGTTCAATTTTACCATAGTTGATAatgcttccttttttttgggtttctttGATCAGATTGTAGACGAATGGAATCTGAGCCATAGATATTCCTTTAACTGTTGAGTGACTTTTGCCGTGGACCTGTGGActtgtttttttaattttttgctcATTTTGCTCACCCGTGGCCCAAACATAATCTAGTCCGATTTTGGTAATGCTTAAGATTTTGAGAAACCAGCAAGAATGCGGCCAAGCAGCTTCCCTACATATGCAGTCTGATATCTGTCACCATTATATCAAAAGCAGCAGGAACAAGGCCAGCAGCTTGGCTCTCATGTTCTCCGTCAAGTATTTTAGTTATAAGCATTGCTGCCATCGTGAAAGGAAACTTCTATTGATAAAGATTTCTTAGAATAGTTAGTACCTTAACGTTTATATTCTGGGTGTTTCAGGGGAGCATATTCTGTTTCTGGTGCCACCTCAAACCATTGGTCTTCATAtgcttcatttatttattttaactcATGTCTTGAGTGGACATATGTAAGTCTTTTCATAATGCATATATAGGAATTAATCCATGAAAACCTGGGTAAGAGCACACTAGCTAGTACCAAGTCTTTTGGGACTCACTCTAATTCATTATCAACACCTAAAACAAAAATATCACTGGACCTTGTCTCTACCAAATTGAAAGTCACAACTCAGACTAGTGTAAGTAACTTTTTTATCCATCTTTATTTGAGTAATTTGACAGTGTTTCAAGATGGAGATGGTTGCAAAAACCATTTTAATCTGTAGGAGACCTTTCTAAGAAGCtatctttctcttgtttttcctgcCAAGCAGCCCAACACCTTAGCGAGATACCCAGCTTGAGGCAAAGActgaggaaaagaaatttgagagccACATTCACATTCCTGATCTTTTTTTTCTCTGTTcatgacatttttttttggctttgcGGACAAATAAAATTGGTTGGATTCATATTTAAGTTTTTTAAGGTTTTTTTTGGTTGCATTATCTTCTGAAGTTTTATGCTaccctatttttttttggttttgggaCATTTTGCAAACTGCTTGTTTTTTACCTTGTGCAGTCCAAGAGAAGAGGTCGACGAAAGGGATCAAGGAATAAAGTCAGTCCTGAAGTGACTCGAAAACTTGGTGATGCTACTCTTCATTATGCCCATGGCCGCTATGGAGAGGTATGGCCTTAGCTTGCCTTATTTGTCATTCTGTAGGGCAatctttacttgatttaccaTTTGGTTTTAACTATATCCATGCAAATTACTGCTATGGAAGGCATGGTGGTGACCATTCCTTAATTGTCTCTCTTTTTGGGTAAATTTCAGTTTGTTTACCATTTGCTTTGACTGGATATCTTGCATTTTGTTATTCATGGGCATCTACAATGATGTTGGCTGAAGAACTATTTCTTCATAAGGAATGCAAAATTACAGATCTATTCACTTTGTTAGCCTGCTTTGCAAAGTGTTGGTCCTCTCCTTTGAGTGAATAAGTTTCTTGCAGTTTGAATGCATTGACTTTGTTCTGGATATATGAGAATTAAGTCTTGTGCTAAGTCAGACCTTTTGTATTGAGGATCTAGTTATAATGGTTATAAAAAATAGCATATTTAGTTTTCTTTTAGGCACAGTGAAGTAACTGTACAAGCTCAGTAAAAGCCGAGTTATTTCTTATGAAGTTTTACTCGCACTTTTTGAGAAATTCAATACGATGGTCACTTTTTGTCTTCACATAGCACTTTATGTTAATTAGAACTGGTCGGAATCTCATTTTGACTTGGGCATTTTCTGGTTGTGTGCTTGGAATCTTTAGAAGGGCAATGTCTATAATGGTTGTTTTTGGttatcaattttcttgttcattgTAGATTTTCTGAGCTTGTAGGCCATAGGGATGTTTTATGAAGTGATTCGTCTTTCTCCCAATCTTCCTGATCCATATCATAGGCTTGGGCTCATCTATAATGAGATGGGTGATAAGAAGAGAGCCTTGGATTTCTACATGATTGCTGCCCATTTAACCCCAAAGGATGCATCTCTGTGGAAGCTTCTTGTGACATGGTCCGTAGAACAAGGTGATACAGGACAAGCCAGGTACTGCCTTTCTAAAGCAATAACAGCAGATCCTGAAGATATCAATTTGCGGTTTCACCGTGCATCTCTTTATGTTGAGTTGGGTGATTATTTGAAAGCTGCTGATTCATATGAGCAAATTTCACAGCTCTGTCCCGACAATGTAAAGGTACTACAGACTGCGGCCCAGCTGTATAAAAAATGTGGCCAATCTGAGCGTGCAGTCACTGTACTGGAAAGCTATCTCAGAAATTATTGCAAGGAACCTGATTTAAATGTGGTTGATATATTGGCTTCACTACACATGGAAGGCAATGCACATCATAAAGCCCTCGAGCATATTGAGCATGCACAGCAGGTTTACTGCTCTGGGAAAGAGATGCCATTATGTCTACGCACAAAAGCTGGAATATGTCATATTCACCTTGGAAACTTGGTAAAAGCAGAAGCTCTTTTCAATGTTTTGAGACATGAGAATTTACATGATCATCGCCAGTTGATTATTCAGATTGGAGATTCACTAATGAATCACGGGCATTATGAATCTGCAGTAGAATACTATATGATGTTGGTAGGAGATGATGTTAAGAACAATGGTTGCCTGTATCTGAAAATTGCTGAGTGTTGCTGTTGTCTGGGGAAACGATTGCAATCAATTGGTTACTTCTACAGAGCTTTAGACAAACTTGAGAATAGTGTTGATGCTCGGCTGGCTTTGTCATCACTTCTTCTTGAAGAAAATAAAGATGATGAAGCCATTTCTGTTCTATGTCCTCCTAAAGAATCAGAATCACTATTTAACTTGAACCTAAATGCAGCAAAACCATGGTGGCTTAATGGGAAGATAAAGTTGAAGCTTTCTCAAATCTATAAAGCTAAAGGATTGTTAGAGGCATTTGTAGATGTTTTTTTTCCTGTGGTTCGCGAGACATTGTTTCTTGAGACTATACAACAAAAGGTCAGGCCAAGGAAGAAGCTATCAAAAAGTGTTCTTTCTGAACGGATAAAAATACTTGATCATGTTAGGACTGATACTGTGTTTCATGGATTTAGACCTGTAGCTTCAGCATCAGATCTGTCTAGAGCGTCCAGAGCAAAAAAGTTACTAAAAAAGAAGGAAGCAAAAAGAGCTGCTGCTCTGGCTGCTGGAATTGAGTGGATAAGTGATGATTCAGAGGATGAATCTCCCCAACAAGCGCCAAGAGAGCTTCCTCTTCCAAACCTTATAAGAGATGCAGAACATCATCATCTCATTATAGAATTATGCAAATCACTAGCATCCTTGAAAAAGTATTGGGAAGCATTGAAAATCATCAATTTAACTCTGAAATTGGCCTCCAATGTTTTGTCTGTTGAAAGGAACGAAGAGCTTAGAACTCTGGGAGCCCAAATAGCATACACTATTGCTGATCCTGCTCACGGCTTTGAATATGCACGCTATATTGTTGATCAACGTCCTTATAGCTTTTCTGCATGGAACTGCTATTACAAAGTAATGTCAAAACTGGACAGTCGATATTCAAAGCATAACAAGTTTTTGCACACCATGCGAACCAAGCACAAAAGTTGTGTACCACTCACTCTCATTTTCGGGCACCAGTTTACCATGATCAGCCAGCATCAAGCAGCTGTTCGGGAATATTTGGAAGCTTACAAGCTGATGCCAGATATTCCCTTGGTCAATCTTTGTGCTGGAACTGCATTGATAAACTTGGCCCTAGGTCACAGACTTCAAAACAAACATCAGTCTGTGGCCCAAGGATTGGCATTTCTTTACAATAATTTACAGCTTTGCAGATATAGTCAGGAAGCACTGTATAATATAGCTCGAGCATATCATCATGTCGGTCTTGTTTCTCTTGCTGCTTTAAACTATGAAAAGGTTCTTACAATGCATGAAAGTGATTGCCCCATGCCAAACCTTCCAAATGAGAAACCAGATGGTCTGGCTTCTCCAAAGTCAGGCTACTGTGATCTTCGTCGGGAAGCAGCTTACAACTTGCATCTGATCTACAAGAAAAGTGGAGCAATTGATCTTGCCAGGCAAATCTTGAAAGATCATTGTGTCATATGACTGAATAAAGTATTCCCTGTAATGCAATTTCTTGTTTATGGAAAAGCCACATTTGATATGTCTTGCTTTGATTAGCAACACAGACATTTAACCTTAGAAATGGTAATTGTCTGTGTTTGCAAGGTATGTCTTTTGTTGTCCAAGTGCAGAGAAACACTGAATTCTTGAATCTTGGCAGGAAAGTAAAACGGTTATAGGTAATTTCAGTTAGTTCTTTGGCTACTTGCAACACAAATAAGCGGCTGAAAATCGAAACCTTGCAATTGCAAACTCCCTTCAGCATCTACTTCTAAAATTTTGAATCTTTTTGATTCAAAAAATTTGGACGGCGAAGATTGCTTTTGATTGAGATGTTCAGGCTGATCAGACAGTGATAAGCTATAGACCTGGAGGTGGAAGCTGAGGTGGCAGCAGTCTGATTGGTCCTCATTTTGAACCCTCTTCAATCAATAACAATGATGCCAGTTCTTCTAATCTCCTTTTTTCCAGCCTCATGGCAGCGCCCGCTCCACTCTCCTCGTTCATGTCTAATTGTCATCtgtttaaaaattacatatcagGTCTTGGGTTTTGTGGTTTCTGTCCATGTTTACCTCAATTGTCTAGCTGTTCATTGCTTCAAGATTGGATTTTTGGTATGTAAAAGTACTGGTTTTTTCGTTTGTTTTTTCTGGGCTTATCGAGTTTTAGTTAGTATGTTaaatttttgatgaatttatgccTAGTTCTTAGATAATTTGGTGAACAGATTAGAAAATTTTGGGATTTTTATGGTTTGGTGTGTAAGTGAAGCTGTTTGGTGCTGATTCTGTATTTCGTTTTGTagattttagtttagttttgggTTTAGTGCTAATTTTTTGGTTttgcatttttaagaaaaagtttTGCAGCTGATTATGGAAGTTTGAGTCTTGTTCTTGCTGGTTTTGATTGTTAAATTTTCGAATTTTGAGGTTTGGCGGACTTACTAGTGCAGGAAACATGGTAGCAGTTGTGTTATTGGAAATTAACATGGCCAGTTGTACGTGTGAAAAAATGTATAATCACATAGATATGTGCACAATGTATTTGTGGAAATTTGTTTTCTGCTTAATGTTTGGCAGGATATTTGTTTTTAAGAAtgtcatttttcattttctgcaTTATGTTAGGCAAGGTATTTTTTTCCAAGGATGTTGTTTTGTGCATTATGTTCGGCAAGGAATTTGTTTTCCAAGAAGCATGTGTTTTCGCCTCTGTATCAAGTAAAACAGTTAATGTGGTTGGATCATGGAAATCTTGTTCATTTATGTGTATGGAACCTTTCTTTTAGCACAGTTGAAGATGTGTTTATACGTAAATGACAGTTCTAAGGTGATtaaaaattcttgatttttgcAGCAGCACTGGGATGCAAGCCATTTATGTAGCTTATTGGCTTCTCTTCTTGCTTGAGAATAGTCTTGATTTGAGAAAGATGATATTGATTCCTTGATGAAGCTGATATTAATGTGCTTAGCTGGAGTTTTACGGGCCAAAATTTAATTGTTGAGTTCTCAACttatttttttcattcctcAAAATCAGTGTTTTCTCCTCAGACAATTTGGTTTGGGTACTCGATTCTTTTCTGAAAACATTCTTGGGGTGCTAATTATGGTATGCCCCTCTGTAATTCCTCTGCTTTCTTTGCTGGATAAAACCACACAGCTTTTGTTTCTCAACAGCGTGTATTGCTATTGATATATCATTGTATGTAGTTACCCTTGCCGAGCCTGTGAGGGAACTGATTAAAATGTTCCTAATTCTTGGTAGTGCATTTAAGATGTGTATCTGCTGTAAATATGGAGATAACATGAGTAGGCTTCCGGTGGGTGTTTAACGAGTATCTTGTAGCCCATAAATTGCCCTACATACATGAAAGCTCCAGTAGATTGTTTTAAGGAGTAAAAAATGATGCTCCTTTTGAGGCCTGGCCTCCTCAAAATTGTGGTTTTCGTTTTCCTTATAATGATGAATATTGAGATCGCCGTGCTGTCTATCTAATCGCCACCTGCCACTCTGTATGCACTTGATTTCGTTACGACTTGGTGGTGAACAGCTGTGATCTCacttttttacttttgcatccaaGGATAGTTTGCAAAGGACTCTGCATGCATTtgaattattttctattttaaaatgGGGCAGTTGCATGGAACTTCTGCACCATTGGTTGAATATATAATGATATGTGATGTTTATTTTTTTCCGGTCGAAATGTTAAACCAACTTAATGCCCTAGTTTTTAGGTTGTAATGGACTTAGCAACCATTTTGTTAATTGCATAATCATGTAATACTCAATACTCAATCGTCACCCTTGTTTGTTAGGTCCATATTCTTACCTGTTCCATTGGGCTATTTTTGCTCTAGCTGATTTTTCCAATCTGTTCTTAATTTTCTATTGTATACTGGAGACACTCTCTTTGGGGTAGGGAACATATTCAATATACCAGGGACCAGCTGCTGCAGTTGGGAGAAGTATTCTTACCACATTGTTCCTTTGTTTTATTCTCAGTAATAAATATTCGGTTGGAGTTTGAAATATTTCAAAGTGTTGACAATGGCGAAATAGGTTTTACATTAAATACATCTTGTGTATTTAAGATGAGTATTGATCATTTGTCCCAGTATCAATCTTGATACTTGTGAAAATTGTATGATACAACTCAGTCACTTTCAGGTGAAGTGGTATACAATTTATGTCGTCTGTTGTACACTTGAATAGgattggattttttattttagctAGATTAGATAGTAACTATTCTGTTCATGGTAGGAAGAAGCATAGTTCAGaaatttgttcttttatttatCTGGCAGATTATCTACCAGACTAGCATATCTGTTGTTTACTTGATTGTGATTCACGGTTAAGAATCAAGActcttttcttttgctattgAACTTCTTCATGTGAACTGTCTCGGACTGTGAAAATGTGTGTAGTTAGCCACCAGAAAAGGATGATTTTTGAAACTTCTGTTAAAGCTTTGAATGTATCTGATTGGGCTGTTTATCTTGGGGGTGGTCAGCATTGCAGAAAACATTCTGAAAGTcaaaagagaagttgaagctgaATTTTTTGGTGAAGATCCAAGCTGGAGTCACGTGGGAATCCTCTTGTCCTGTTATTGCCCTGGTTCTTTTTATAAACTCTTGTAGCTGTATTTTTGTTAGAAGTTCTTGTCATCTCTTAAGCTATCTCTCTTTGGAGCAGAAAGCATTAACAGAAGCCAACGATGCAAAAGTTGAAGATAATACATTATTTAAAGATGGTCAAGATGAAGAGGCATTGTCTAAGTATGATATTGCTTTACCAGCTGTGTCCAGTATATCCAAATCTGTTGAATTACGGTCAGTATGCCATACAAATCATGCTGCATGTTAAATAAACTGGTAAGCTTTCATCTTGCTGAGTTGATACATGGCAAAATTGTACTTTTTGCATGTATTTCTTGAAAAGTTGCTCTTTAACTTTCTCTATATCTATGAGTTGGAATGCAGTTTTGAATGTTGTAATTGATTAGTATGGGTTGATCTTGGGTATCATTTGGCTGAGTAGTAAAACATAAAGATTGTGTTATAAAAAACTCTCTCTGCGAGAGCATTTGATGGAACTTGAGGCAAATTCTAAAAATAATATTGTAATAAAACATGTACATAGTTCATGTCTGAAacaaagactttttttttttttttgttaaagagACAAGTGGATATTATTGCAACTGCATTGTTGTGAAAATTGTGAATGTTTAATTTAGTCTTTTTACATGATTATAGGTTTCCTTGAAGTTTCTTGACTGGTGACATTGTTATCTAGATATGGTCACATGAAGGCTGAATTTGAGTTATTATAAAGAAGATATATTGGCTCTGATAGTGATAAACGGCTAATACTCATTTTGTCTACACCTCTTCTTGCCAGATCTAAATAGACCTCGCTTTTATTATTGTTCCAATTACATTGGACAGCTGATAGATTTGAATCTTGACGAGTAGGAAAGTTGGCCATGGCAACGTGCTATGCCTTAATCTGTATGTAATCTCCTTAATGTGTCAATGGTGAACATGGAAGAAAGTCTGTTAGCTATGTCCAAATAAGGTTCCTCGAAGATCTGTTTTCATCAATCTGAGCTGTATCCCTTTCAATTTGATTTGAACTATCAAATTTGGATATCAATTCTCTTCAGCTCATAGGGGCAGACAAGATGTGCTTATCCTTAATCTTTGGAGAAGCGAAGGTACTTATCTTAGtatttagaatttttcctaaaaCTATAATTTGTTGTCCATTAACAAGATGTACTTATCCTTTATCTTTGGAGAAGAGAAGGTACTTATCTTAGtatttagaatttttcctaaagCTATAATTTGTTGTCCATTAAAGTATTCTTTTCCCATTCTTTTCCCTGTGTTGGAGAGGACCCATACACTTAGCCTCCTCACTAAGCATCTTGGTGGTGGTTGCCGTTACAGCAGCCTCCATTATCTGTTGCTAATACCTGTTGGCTGATTGGCAAATAACTCCTAATGTGATATCATTATTTATATGCATTGTTATACATATGTCATGCATTGGTAAGTTTTTGACTGGATTTTGATGAAGTTCTTTTTGGTGGTTTGTTTTacagaaaaaaaatatgatgaTGGTATTAAAGAATGCACAAAAGCATTGGAGCTAAACCTTAACTACATAAGTGTTTTGCTAAGAAGAGCAGAGGTGTATGAAAAGTTGTAACAATTTGAAGAGACTATAGCAGGTATGTCGGTGTAAGAATTTGAATATTTTACTGTCATTGAGCAGCTGCTGGCAACTTCTAGCACAAACTTGTGCTTATAAGAAGACTAATCTATGATTTGTGGTGGCTTTATTATATGTGTAATGGCTGCAATCTTGcttgttctctctctctctctctctctctctgtctctctctctttctcacaCACACAAAAGCACACACACACGCAAAGCCAATGGCATTCATTAATCTTCTCATATAGTCCATATGGCTTTTCACAATTTATTGTTTCCTATGCTGGTGTTCATTACAATATGCAGATATGACAAAGGTTTTGGAAGTTGACCCATCATATGATCAAGCTAGAAGACAGATTGTTCGCTTGAAGCCATTAGCAGATGAAAAACGTCAAAAGATGAAGGAAGAAATGATTGTTGACCATTGGTGGTATGAACTTCTTTGGGTAGTTGCTGTTAAATGATTCTTTTTTGCTCTTCACGTGTAAATATAGGAATGCTTCATTTTTGCAAAAGAAAATGTGTTCTAGGGGAGAAgagtggaggaggaggagaggatctggaatttttgcaaaagtaaaAGGAGCTAGTGTGAGCTGAGGTGGCTAGTGCATTCGGAAGATTCTGGAGGAAGGGGAAGGTTAATGTGAGCAGATAAAGCTTTGCTTCAGGTGCTGCTAAAGAATAGATGCTTGTGGAAGTGGACAAACGATTACTGAGATTAGCACAAGGATGGTTTAAGGGAAATGTAAGCACTTCCATATATGTGAACTAGAGTGAAGGTATTTCTTATGGTATGTGTTACTGTGCTTGTGCAATTGAGCGTGCTTTTGTCTGCTTTTCCTTCATAACATTTAGTGCCTGAACAAATTGCATTTAGTTAAGCTGAGGTAGTTCAAGAATGAACTACATTTGTTTCTGTCATCATATCCTGTGATGCGTGTTGAAGTGATGGACTCATTTTGTAGTGAAGTATTTGCAAATTATTAATAGCCTGGCAGTGCTTGAAGTTGTAGAGGGCGAATTTGTTCAAGCTGTTCATGGTTTATCTTTGCTGCATTTGGAGATCATGATTAAATGAGAATAGATTCTTGTACTTTCCTGAACCCAAGGTGTAGATTTTGGAAACCATACTATGCTGATAGAACAACTCCA is drawn from Coffea eugenioides isolate CCC68of unplaced genomic scaffold, Ceug_1.0 ScVebR1_3220;HRSCAF=4395, whole genome shotgun sequence and contains these coding sequences:
- the LOC113757666 gene encoding general transcription factor 3C polypeptide 3-like isoform X3 gives rise to the protein MEEIMELMNYGSRRRSRKSKRRGRRKGSRNKVSPEVTRKLGDATLHYAHGRYGEAIGMFYEVIRLSPNLPDPYHRLGLIYNEMGDKKRALDFYMIAAHLTPKDASLWKLLVTWSVEQGDTGQARYCLSKAITADPEDINLRFHRASLYVELGDYLKAADSYEQISQLCPDNVKVLQTAAQLYKKCGQSERAVTVLESYLRNYCKEPDLNVVDILASLHMEGNAHHKALEHIEHAQQVYCSGKEMPLCLRTKAGICHIHLGNLVKAEALFNVLRHENLHDHRQLIIQIGDSLMNHGHYESAVEYYMMLVGDDVKNNGCLYLKIAECCCCLGKRLQSIGYFYRALDKLENSVDARLALSSLLLEENKDDEAISVLCPPKESESLFNLNLNAAKPWWLNGKIKLKLSQIYKAKGLLEAFVDVFFPVVRETLFLETIQQKVRPRKKLSKSVLSERIKILDHVRTDTVFHGFRPVASASDLSRASRAKKLLKKKEAKRAAALAAGIEWISDDSEDESPQQAPRELPLPNLIRDAEHHHLIIELCKSLASLKKYWEALKIINLTLKLASNVLSVERNEELRTLGAQIAYTIADPAHGFEYARYIVDQRPYSFSAWNCYYKVMSKLDSRYSKHNKFLHTMRTKHKSCVPLTLIFGHQFTMISQHQAAVREYLEAYKLMPDIPLVNLCAGTALINLALGHRLQNKHQSVAQGLAFLYNNLQLCRYSQEALYNIARAYHHVGLVSLAALNYEKVLTMHESDCPMPNLPNEKPDGLASPKSGYCDLRREAAYNLHLIYKKSGAIDLARQILKDHCVI